The following are from one region of the Malassezia vespertilionis chromosome 4, complete sequence genome:
- a CDS encoding uncharacterized protein (COG:U; EggNog:ENOG503NU90), whose protein sequence is MFRMPNPYEDLVAKATAESLTAEDWQLNLELCDKLSDNDEQNARLMVSAIQRRIADKNTNAQLYALTLSDTLSKNCGDAVHHEIASRAFMQTVSKRVLDPTTHALVKKRILVLLRSWADEYKHDDTLGLVADTVRELREEYYDLDDDEIPTSHAADEEQMRREEDELQRVLALSVQDQGRRSAWSTRDADAGGSSAQSMPTAASSSSAPAMPQLEPVTPLHFANSSVQADRNASEQPQPVAPTQARPSYVRALYDFEPDEPGELAFSTGDVIRVLDSVYEQWWRGEARHEVGIFPANYVEALPEASEEAIQRDIEMEQIVFQEADTIHQLHARLQQLDPLRDNFVEDDELQALYQRSLALRPKIIRMIDRYNTKVNDLRGMNDKFFRARTMFEELIAKRMEQIYPAARTGAAANAPPAEPLDTPRANYTPLSDTTQPSAPSYPSGEGHSATPDLGPLPAEEEKRRLFERARAEVEEYQRMYQQAAPSSHGESAAQSLAGLHIE, encoded by the exons ATGTTTCGCATGCCAAATCCGTACGAAGATCTGGTGGCAAAGGCCACCGCCGAGTCTCTCACCGCCGAGGACTGGCAGCTAAATTTAGAACTGTGCGATAAGCTTTCGGACAATGACGAGCAAAATGCGCGGCTCATGGTATCTGCGAttcagcgccgcattgcaGATAAGAATACAAATGCACAACTCTACGCACTGACACTGTCGGACACGCTATCGAAGAACTGCGGTGATGCTGTGCATCATGAaattgcgtcgcgcgcatttaTGCAGACGGTATCGAAACGCGTCTTGGATCCAACGACCCATGCACTGGTCAAGAAGCGGATCCTTgttttgctgcgctcgtgGGCCGACGAGTACAAGCACGACGACACACTTGGCTTGGTAGCCGATACAGTGCGCGAACTGCGCGAGGAAT ATTACGAcctggacgacgacgagatCCCGACATCCCATGCCGCGGACGAGGAgcaaatgcggcgcgaagaGGATGAACTCCAGCGTGTACTGGCATTGTCTGTACAGGACCAGGGCAggaggagcgcatggagtacgcgcgacgctgatGCAGGAGGGAGTAGCGCACAGTCCATGCCAACTGCCGCGTCAAGCTCCTCAGCGCCTGCGATGCCGCAGCTGGAGCCTGTCACACCATTGCATTTCGCCAACTCGAGTGTGCAAGCGGATCGCAATGCATCCGAACAACCGCAGCCTGTTGCACCGACTCAGGCGCGGCCGTCCTACGTGCGTGCACTATACGACTTTGAGCCGGACGAGCCCGGCGAGCTTGCATTTTCCACCGGAGACGTGATCCGCGTCCTGGACAGTGTCTATGAACAGTGGTGGCGTGGCGAGGCCCGGCACGAGGTTGGTATTTTCCCGGCCAATTACGTCGAAGCGCTTCCTGAGGCGTCAGAAGAGGCCATCCAGCGGGACATTGAGATGGAGCAGATTGTGTTCCAAGAGGCTGACACGATTCACCAGCTTCACGCGCGACTCCAGCAGCTGGATCCCCTGCGCGATAATTTCGtcgaggacgacgagctgcaggcgctgtACCAACGCTCGCTTGCGCTTAGGCCCAAGATTATTCGAATGATTGACCGGTACAATACAAAAGTGAATGATTTGCGCGGCATGAATGACAAATTCTTCCGTGCGCGCACCATGTTTGAAGAGCTCATTGCGAAGCGTATGGAGCAGATTTATCCTGCGGCTCGCACGGGTGCCGCGGCCAATGCACCTCCTGCAGAGCCACTCGACACGCCGCGTGCTAACTATACTCCGTTATCGGACACGACGCAACCCTCGGCGCCTAGCTATCCCTCTGGGGAAGGGCACTCTGCAACGCCTGACTTGGGGCCTCTGCCCGCAGAAGaagaaaagcggcgcttgttTGAGCGTGCAAGAGCCGAGGTAGAAGAGTACCAGCGCATGTAccagcaagcggcgcccAGCAGTCATGGCGAAAGTGCAGCACAGAGTCTCGCAGGCCTGCACATTGAATAG
- a CDS encoding uncharacterized protein (COG:S; EggNog:ENOG503P2YC) has protein sequence MSAALPQDGTLLAVIRTSCVQATQETRIAINDGAIDTFLRTLNTATYDALKSQHGLAFPLRFDTWKDEINFLAVLSLLNAFSGYRADFHSVTGSGASDNVRRMLLGMYLSGNDSPPSLSAEGLAKVSTVQLASAMGVPTHTEEKHPTLPFVTVGTAGGPLAAPLDRASKMCNEAGQFLEREGKRDLGTYLLDEASAALALGRGVESRILEAIACVPGFDDATEIEGRPVYIMKKALYLLNALRDRAVHAPDDAPQIAKDLGARWANGFPAPLPMFVDNVIPTMLLHFKILDVRHAALPTLSASVGEHSSAQATLELGTDEAYRIRAAALTAGAKIVEHARANAIGMTEVELDGYLWSIAKEGELRKLSRIAVRDTEMF, from the coding sequence AtgtctgctgcgctgccgcaaGACGGCACATTGCTCGCTGTGATCCGGACAAGCTGCGTACAAGCCACGCAAGAGACGCGTATTGCAATAAATGACGGCGCCATCGATACGTTCTTACGTACGCTAAATACGGCAACGTACGACGCGCTCAAGTCGCAGCACGGACTCGCTTTTCCGCTCCGCTTCGACACGTGGAAGGACGAAATCAATTTCCTCGCTGTACTCTCCCTCTTGAATGCATTTTCTGGCTACCGCGCCGACTTTCATTCCGTAACAGGCAGCGGTGCTTCAGAcaatgtgcggcgcatgctcctgGGCATGTACCTCTCCGGCAACGATAGCCCGCCGAGTTTGAGCGCCGAGGGTCTCGCCAAGGTATCCACGGTCCAGCTGGCGAGCGCTATGGGCGTCCCGACACACACGGAAGAAAAGCACCCTACCCTGCCATTTGTCACTGTCGGGACAGCGGGCGGGCCGctggccgcgccgctggatcgCGCGTCGAAAATGTGCAACGAGGCAGGCCAGTTTCTGGAACGAGAAGGCAAGCGCGATCTGGGCACCTACttgctggacgaggcaAGCGCAGCCCTTGCACTGGGCCGCGGCGTGGAATCGCGCATTTTAGAAGCCATTGCATGCGTCCCTGGCTTTGACGACGCCACAGAAATCGAGGGCAGGCCCGTGTACATTATGAAAAAAGCGCTCTACCTGCTGAATGCTTTGCGCGAtcgtgccgtgcatgcgccggacgatgcgccgcagatcGCCAAGGATCTCGGCGCACGCTGGGCGAACGGATTtcccgcgccgctgcccatGTTTGTAGACAATGTGATTCCCACCATGCTGCTCCACTTCAAAATACTCGACGTGCgccatgcggcgctgccgacATTGAGCGCATCCGTGGGCgagcacagcagcgcgcaagccaCTCTTGAGCTTGGGACAGACGAGGCATACCGGattcgcgccgctgcactgACGGCAGGCGCCAAGATTGTGGAGCATGCCAGGGCCAACGCAATCGGCATGACGGAAGTGGAGCTTGACGGGTACTTGTGGTCCATTGCAAAAGAaggcgagctgcgcaaacTTTCACGCATTGCAGTGCGCGATACGGAGATGTTTTAG
- a CDS encoding uncharacterized protein (EggNog:ENOG503P90U) has product MAFAPSSVLARGSASELVQGLLRWTTKARASAPKAFGAHDAPHTREDDAEKRTFRHWKRMASGRWNPPRYSARREAQLVHAAFQCGQLDAIAGSKKKDQLVQRLARQETHELFEPWPAVRMPRLAPADDAKEALRIAKKAHDAGPYAGRSSKRMFKGSAADRASHTRAQTVAENMRTMDDTVREWRQEKNLARAKAKPTSPL; this is encoded by the coding sequence ATGGCATTTGCACCGTCGAGCGTGCTGGCGCGTGGGAGCGCTAGCGAGCTCGTGCAGGGCCTGTTGCGCTGGACTACAAAAGCACGCGCCAGTGCGCCCAaggcgtttggcgcacacgacgcgccgcacacgcgGGAAGATGATGCAGAGAAACGCACCTTTCGACACTGGAAGCGTATGGCTTCTGGCCGCTGGAATCCGCCACGCTACAGCGCACGACGTGAGGCACAGCTTGTGCATGCTGCATTTCAATGCGGACAGCTGGACGCAATTGCGGGGAGCAAGAAAAAAGAccagcttgtgcagcggcttgcgcggcaGGAAACACACGAGCTTTTCGAGCCGTGGCCGGCGGTGCGCATGCCGCGACTCGCTCCGGCAGACGATGCaaaagaggcgctgcgcataGCAAAGAAGGCACACGATGCGGGCCCGTACGCTGGCCGCTCCTCGAAGCGCATGTTTAAAGGGTCTGCGGCGGATCGCGCGTCACACACGCGTGCACAGACCGTTGCGGAGAATATGCGCACGATGGACGACACCGTGAGGGAATGGCGGCAGGAAAAGAATTTGGCGCGTGCCAAGGCAAAACCAACGAGTCCCTTGTAG